aagatttaattattattttaggtaTCGATTTGCGATTCCCACACCATGAAAACGAAGAAACCCAATCTTGCGCATACTTTAATAAAGATCAGTGGGTTAACTATTGGTTCCACGTTGGCCACTTGCATTCACGAGGAAGcgaaaaaatgtcaaaatccttaaaaaacACAATAAGCATAAGAgacatgttaaaaaaatcaacagcCGCTAGTTTTCGAATGGCTTGTTTAATGACTCATTATCGTAATCATATGGAATTTAGTGACGAACTTCTTCAAACTGCCACCAGAAATCTGGTAACTATAAAAAACTTCATTGCAAATTGCACGATTTACTTAAAAGGAAATGTAAACGCGGTCATCGATaacaatcttttattaaaaacgttaGAAACGACTATGATTAACGTCGAAAATGGTTTGAAAGATGATTTTAATACTCCGATTGTCttaaaatctattaataaCTTGATGTCTACCACAAATAAAATGTTGGGGGCGAATAATACGAATGGAGATCCAACCAATTTTTTAAGTCATTCTGTCTGTATTGTTGCCGTAATGAATTATTTgaaagatttatttagaaGTTTCGGGATCGATGTGTTGGAGGAAACGGGAACTGAGAGTATCGAGTATAACGAGGTGATTGATTTGTTGATTAAGTTTAGACAGGATGTACGTAGATTGGGATTGGCGGAAAATAACCAAAACACTTTGCAAATGTGCGATGACGTACGAGAAGAGTTAAGGAAAATAGGAATTTATGTTAAAGATTATGGGAAAATATCAAGTTGGTCGAGATAATGAGAAAAAagtgaaattgtttattaattttaagataaatgtttaaaattgcaataattattgtattaaattgtcaatttagaaaatcttttttgggTTATTGCAATCCCATTTTATAATCCTAAAACGACATATATTTTAACTATTAACCCAGATATGCCTAGCGTCCTACATGTAGGACACACCAGGAACAAGTTGTAACACGATTTAGGTATTAGTAATTTTTCCTCACCACTCGCGTATATACCTTCAGTAACAACTACACCGTCGTATGAGATCATCGTGGGTTTATAAATCGGTAAAAACGTCGTCACAGTGAAGTGTAAAGATACCATATACATCGATTATGGCTGCGAATGAGATTCAATTTGCAAAGTAagtagtttttttattattgagcaaaaattaaaaataatttttcttatattattaaaaatatgttcatCTATCGATGTGCAGTTGTTTGAATCGAAATGCTTTCCATAAATCGtaagaaaacttttcttttgaaaacaaaacaccTCATGGGTGGTTCCTAGATTTTTTTGATGAAGATCTTATAAACCTAATAACAACTGAGACAAATAGATACGCTAAACAAAAGAATCGTTTTCAAGAAGTTCTAGAATCCGAAATAAAAGCTTTTCTTGGAGTTCTTATTATTAGTGGATACCTAATTACTCCACGGCGAAGAATGTTTTGAGAACGTGATAGAGACGCTAACAATAGTCTGGTAACAGAATGTATCAGTAGAGATAAGTTTCACTGAATTTATTTGATCAAACTTTCATTTGGCTGACAATTCCACGCTAGATCAACAAGACAAATCTGCAAAGGTTAGACCTCTTTTGGAgcatttgaataaaaaatttatggaaaaaggAATTCGTACAAAAAACCATTCAGATGAAGCCATGGTTCCGTATTTCGGTCGTCACTCCTGTAAGCAGTTCATTTATGGCAAGCCAATAAGATATGGCTATAAACTCTGGGTTGGCGCCTCTAAGGAAGGGTATGTTCATTGGTTTGAGCCCTATCAAGgttcaaaaacaaatattagcAAAGTATACTGTGACCTTGGAGTTGGCCCTAGCGTTGTACTAGAATATGCGGAAGTTCTGAAAAAGAAATGGCCTAATTTGGAGTTTCACCTAgtctttgataatttttttacgaaCATACCACTTATTGAGAAGCTgtctgaaaaaaaatttatggggACCGGCACAGTTAGAGAAAATCGACTGCGAGGAATTGACTTACGAGATTCTAAACTTTTGAAGGAGGAAAAAAGAGGGAGCTATGATTACAGGAAAATTAGTGATCAAAATATAATAGCAGAATATTCAGGCACGTAGAAAATGTAACTGTTATAAAAATGTACCAATAATGATGTTTTTTTCTTAGATTGAACAACCTGCGACCGTAAAGAGTTATAATGAAAATATGGGCGGTGTTGATCGGTTTGATCAAAATATTGGTTTGTATCGTATTTCCATAAGAGGAAAAAAATGGTACTTTTCCCTTGTTTGTCATTGTATTGACATGTCAATTCAAAATGCTTGGCAACTGTATCGAAATAATGGAGGAGAAATGAATCAGCTACAATTTAGACGACGAATCGCTAATGttttattgttgaaaaataaaaaaccgtTCCCGTCTTCAAGTAGAGGTCGTCCATCTCAACAAGAAAATATAGATATTCGAAATGACCGTTTAGATCATTTGGTTACGCCACAAGAAAAGCAGACGCGATGCGGCTTTTGTCATACTAAGACGACAACAAGATgtataaaatgtaatattgGATTACATGTAAAGTCTTTCGTTGAttaccataaaaaataaataatattattatattgtcTTGTGTCTCTAATCGCCATTAATATGCCTAGCGTACTATATATAGGACAGTGTCTTTTAAACCCATGtagtatataaaaaattataatgatCAG
This region of Onthophagus taurus isolate NC chromosome 3, IU_Otau_3.0, whole genome shotgun sequence genomic DNA includes:
- the LOC111413763 gene encoding probable cysteine--tRNA ligase, mitochondrial codes for the protein MLNTLNRVYKCTIRLKSTWKQPEGIETGIKIYNCITKDKVPLIISKNKPYLTWYTCGPTVYDSAHIGHASCYIKIDIIQRILRDYFKFRLITVMNITDIDDKIINESKTLNRSPIEIARHYEKEYLEDLDLLKIQKPDIVVRVTDNMPVIVKFIKKLVEDKYAYKAKDESYYFDVETFKEYGKLQNIERGENSIVEKSDIKKNPMDFALWKAAKAGEPFWDNSLGPGRPGWHIECSALAGNILGDTIDIHAGGIDLRFPHHENEETQSCAYFNKDQWVNYWFHVGHLHSRGSEKMSKSLKNTISIRDMLKKSTAASFRMACLMTHYRNHMEFSDELLQTATRNLVTIKNFIANCTIYLKGNVNAVIDNNLLLKTLETTMINVENGLKDDFNTPIVLKSINNLMSTTNKMLGANNTNGDPTNFLSHSVCIVAVMNYLKDLFRSFGIDVLEETGTESIEYNEVIDLLIKFRQDVRRLGLAENNQNTLQMCDDVREELRKIGIYVKDYGKISSWSR